A stretch of Lactuca sativa cultivar Salinas chromosome 6, Lsat_Salinas_v11, whole genome shotgun sequence DNA encodes these proteins:
- the LOC111887494 gene encoding membrin-11 produces MAVEGGGTLSELYQSSRRLLLKTRDGLERLERLEFSSSAGSVDSSELAVAVRRDISQIQTLCSDMDGLWRSVGSKPQRDLWKRKVEQIAEEADSFKESLDRYFQRQQKRIQEAQERAELLGRANGESSHVLRIFDEEAQAMQSARNSSRMLEEATATGTAILAKYSEQRDRLKRAQRKALDVLNTLGLSNTVLRVIERRNRVDQRIKYAGMILTFIIVIAFLRWTR; encoded by the exons ATGGCCGTGGAAGGAGGAGGAACGCTATCGGAGCTGTATCAGAGCTCAAGGCGATTGCTGTTGAAAACTAGAGATGGTTTGGAACGCCTTGAACGTCTCGAATTCTCGTCTTCAGCAGGTTCCGTCGATTCTTCGGAGCTTGCAGTTGCCGTCCGGAGAGATATCTCTCAAATTCAAACCCTTTGTTCTGATATGGATGGACTCTGGCGATCCGTTGGTTCCAAGCCTCAGCGTGATCTCTGGAAAAG AAAAGTGGAGCAAATAGCTGAAGAGGCTGATTCTTTCAAGGAAAGTTTAGATAGGTATTTTCAACGTCAACAGAAAAGGATTCAAGAAGCTCAAGAGAGAGCAGAATTGCTTGGAAGAGCT AACGGTGAATCATCTCATGTTTTGAGAATTTTTGATGAGGAAGCACAAGCAATGCAGTCTGCACGTAACTCATCTCGAATGTTGGAAGAAGCAACTGCAACTGGAACAGCCATTCTTGCTAAATACTCTGAACAAAGGGATCGATTAAAG AGAGCTCAACGGAAAGCATTGGATGTGCTGAATACACTGGGGCTATCGAATACAGTATTGAGGGTAATTGAGAGGCGGAATCGAGTTGATCAAAGGATCAAGTATGCAGGAATGATACTTACTTTTATTATAGTAATTGCATTCTTGAGATGGACTAGGTGA